A single Tachypleus tridentatus isolate NWPU-2018 chromosome 9, ASM421037v1, whole genome shotgun sequence DNA region contains:
- the LOC143227275 gene encoding kunitz-type serine protease inhibitor A-like: MCKEITLFVLLGITLGNLSVTTGLDKDCQAPPVTGPCEAIIPRYYYDPESHQCKKFNFGGCGGNGNRYETIADCLSACSGRAKDCKSSPVSGPCTANIPSYYYDPDSHKCKKFIFGGCDGNENRYRSEADCLAACLGT, encoded by the exons ATGTGTAAAGAGATAACATTATTTGTTCTACTGGGGATAACACTGGGTAACTTGTCAGTAACAACAG GTCTGGATAAAGACTGCCAGGCTCCACCTGTTACAGGACCTTGTGAAGCTATTATACCGAGATATTACTACGATCCCGAAAGCCACCAGTGTAAGAAATTTAATTTCGGTGGTTGTGGCGGGAACGGAAACCGATATGAAACAATAGCAGACTGTTTGTCTGCTTGTTCag GCCGAGCTAAGGACTGCAAGTCATCACCTGTTTCAGGACCTTGTACAGCTAATATTCCCAGTTATTATTACGACCCAGACAGCCACAagtgtaagaaatttatttttggaGGCTGTGACGGGAATGAAAACCGATATAGAAGTGAAGCTGACTGTTTGGCTGCTTGTTTAG gaacGTGA